Proteins encoded by one window of Salvia splendens isolate huo1 chromosome 5, SspV2, whole genome shotgun sequence:
- the LOC121804819 gene encoding 10 kDa chaperonin 1, chloroplastic-like, with the protein MAASFVTLSRPFASHTPNSHSLSPTPSVGGFSVGLKRRSLKLNAISTKYEPTKVVPQSDRVLIRLEVLPEKSAGGVLLPKSAVKFERYLVGEVVSVATEAKEVETGKKVLFSDINAYEIDLGTEDRHCFCKASDLLAVVE; encoded by the exons ATGGCGGCCTCCTTCGTTACCTTATCAAGACCCTTCGCTTCTCACACACCGAATTCCCACTCTCTCTCCCCTACTCCATCAG TTGGGGGATTTTCTGTAGGTCTAAAACGGAGGTCCTTGAAATTGAATGCGATTTCCACGAAATACGAACCTACTAAG GTTGTGCCACAATCCGATAGAGTTCTAATTCGTCTCGAGGTTCTACCTGAG AAATCGGCTGGGGGAGTTTTGCTGCCAAAGTCTGCAGTTAAATTTGAGCGGTATCTCGTAGGAGAG GTTGTCTCTGTTGCCACCGAGGCCAAGGAAGTGGAGACTGGAAAGAAG GTTCTTTTCTCAGACATAAATGCGTATGAG ATTGATTTGGGAACAGAGGACCGGCATTGTTTCTGCAAAGCAAGTGACTTGCTGGCCGTGGTCGAGTAG
- the LOC121804817 gene encoding uncharacterized protein LOC121804817 isoform X2: MAPIQIPAYYKYFPAKSGKFGLLKVDFDDASDTLPELSVNGWTINTKYYTADVTVWTANLSNELSIASFPDVNQIVALVMVFDTSDLPTLVALKEWVSRTDIQKFDILLCVGNKVDLLPDHPSHVEYKRRLMKLGESSVRSNVDFSDYGISETEGSSLLGNEEPSLGFKRSCIEWCLEHNIEYVEACASNAEFDQCLSVDGDSQGIDRLYGALSAHMWPGMLLKSGDRINEPSLPEQEEFRRRRI, from the exons ATGGCTCCTATTCAGATTCCTGCTTATTATAAGTATTTTCCAGCTAAGAGTGGCAAATTTG GACTACTTAAGGTGGATTTTGACGATGCCTCTGATACGTTACCTGAGTTATCTGTCAATGG GTGGACAATCAACACAAAGTATTACACAGCAGATGTTACAGTTTGGACAGCTAATCTTTCTAATGAGCTATCCATTGCAAGCTTTCCTGATGTGAACCAGATAGTTGCCTTGGTTATGGTGTTTGACACCAGTGAC CTCCCAACACTAGTTGCTCTTAAAGAATGGGTTTCGCGCACTGACATCCAGAAGTTTGATATACTACTCTGCGTTGGTAACAAGGTGGATCTTCTTCCTGATCATCCATCACACGTGGAATACAAGAGACGCTTGATGAAGCTTGGTGAATCCTCTGTCCGTTCTAATGTGGACTTCTCTGATTATGGTATATCTGAGACTGAAGGAAGTAGTTTATTGGGGAACGAAGAGCCATCCTTGGGATTTAAGAGATCTTGCATAGAGTGGTGTCTCGAACACAATATTGAATATGTTGAAGCTTGTGCATCAAATGCTGAATTTGACCAAT GTCTCTCTGTCGATGGTGATTCACAGGGTATTGATAGACTTTATGGTGCTCTCTCTGCTCATATGTGGCCGGGAATGTTGTTGAAATCTGGTGATAGGATAAACGAGCCTTCATTGCCTGAGCAAGAAG AGttccgaagaagaagaatctGA
- the LOC121804817 gene encoding uncharacterized protein LOC121804817 isoform X1, with product MDRESLEKRPAIFVVGSPNVGKRTILSRLLKVDFDDASDTLPELSVNGWTINTKYYTADVTVWTANLSNELSIASFPDVNQIVALVMVFDTSDLPTLVALKEWVSRTDIQKFDILLCVGNKVDLLPDHPSHVEYKRRLMKLGESSVRSNVDFSDYGISETEGSSLLGNEEPSLGFKRSCIEWCLEHNIEYVEACASNAEFDQCLSVDGDSQGIDRLYGALSAHMWPGMLLKSGDRINEPSLPEQEEFRRRRI from the exons ATGGATCGAGAATCACTGGAGAAACGGCCTGCGATCTTTGTTGTCGGATCCCCCAACGTCGGTAAACGGACCATACTCTCAC GACTACTTAAGGTGGATTTTGACGATGCCTCTGATACGTTACCTGAGTTATCTGTCAATGG GTGGACAATCAACACAAAGTATTACACAGCAGATGTTACAGTTTGGACAGCTAATCTTTCTAATGAGCTATCCATTGCAAGCTTTCCTGATGTGAACCAGATAGTTGCCTTGGTTATGGTGTTTGACACCAGTGAC CTCCCAACACTAGTTGCTCTTAAAGAATGGGTTTCGCGCACTGACATCCAGAAGTTTGATATACTACTCTGCGTTGGTAACAAGGTGGATCTTCTTCCTGATCATCCATCACACGTGGAATACAAGAGACGCTTGATGAAGCTTGGTGAATCCTCTGTCCGTTCTAATGTGGACTTCTCTGATTATGGTATATCTGAGACTGAAGGAAGTAGTTTATTGGGGAACGAAGAGCCATCCTTGGGATTTAAGAGATCTTGCATAGAGTGGTGTCTCGAACACAATATTGAATATGTTGAAGCTTGTGCATCAAATGCTGAATTTGACCAAT GTCTCTCTGTCGATGGTGATTCACAGGGTATTGATAGACTTTATGGTGCTCTCTCTGCTCATATGTGGCCGGGAATGTTGTTGAAATCTGGTGATAGGATAAACGAGCCTTCATTGCCTGAGCAAGAAG AGttccgaagaagaagaatctGA
- the LOC121804820 gene encoding uncharacterized protein LOC121804820, translating into MSADGPVSTSGSGRPMEKDLDTSGRESEANQPSTSAFKLSKELDHEKAAMAFETNPMSELDNEKTYEIEDLETLMAEIGNVRNGLRLMPDFQRREMAAKLAMKMAAMFGDSSAGEEDLVD; encoded by the coding sequence ATGTCTGCAGATGGTCCTGTTTCTACTTCGGGAAGTGGGAGGCCTATGGAAAAGGATCTTGATACTTCAGGTAGAGAGAGTGAAGCGAATCAGCCGTCAACATCAGCCTTTAAGTTGTCCAAAGAGCTTGACCATGAAAAGGCAGCTATGGCCTTCGAAACAAACCCAATGTCAGAGCTCGATAATGAGAAGACTTATGAAATCGAAGATTTGGAAACTCTAATGGCTGAAATTGGTAACGTGCGCAATGGCTTGAGGTTGATGCCTGACTTCCAGAGGAGGGAGATGGCTGCGAAGCTGGCCATGAAAATGGCTGCAATGTTTGGAGACAGTAGCGCCGGTGAGGAGGATTTGGTTGATTAG